The Exiguobacterium aurantiacum DSM 6208 genome includes a window with the following:
- a CDS encoding four-helix bundle copper-binding protein, translated as MERDSIEETISAIIDCMRASNHCFSKSLQEEDVLMVKECIRLTRECADVCALALNALETDSAFAKPIGALCAQVCDTCAVECGRHLMDHCQQCAEACLRCAEACRNLAAA; from the coding sequence ATGGAACGGGATTCAATTGAAGAGACGATTTCAGCCATTATCGACTGTATGCGGGCGAGCAACCATTGCTTCTCGAAGAGCTTACAGGAAGAAGACGTGTTGATGGTGAAAGAGTGCATCCGGTTGACACGTGAATGTGCGGACGTCTGCGCCCTCGCCTTGAACGCCCTCGAGACCGATTCGGCGTTCGCAAAACCGATCGGTGCGCTCTGTGCGCAAGTGTGTGACACGTGCGCCGTCGAATGTGGACGCCACCTCATGGACCATTGCCAACAATGTGCCGAGGCATGTCTCCGTTGCGCCGAGGCGTGCCGGAATCTCGCTGCCGCATAA
- a CDS encoding GRP family sugar transporter, whose amino-acid sequence MGMILLALLPALMWGSIPLIVSKVGGKPIQQLIGTTMGAMVMALVIFLVFNPEFTTVAVVTGFISGIFWALGQYLQFQSFQILSVSKAMPISTGMQLVGTSLFGVIVLGDWQTSTELWLGFSALVLIIIGATMTSYQQKKDSDSAGALKKGLLVLLVSSFGYVTYAVLTNYFEVDGITAIVPQSVGMFIAALLFSLREKDVKRFDPKTFKNILAGIAWGIGNFGLFVSSGEVGVATSFALSQLNVVVATLGGIYLLKEEKTTKERVFVFMGIGLIVVAGFMLGFAKS is encoded by the coding sequence ATGGGCATGATTTTATTGGCATTGCTTCCAGCACTCATGTGGGGGAGTATCCCGCTCATCGTATCGAAAGTCGGCGGGAAGCCGATTCAGCAGTTGATCGGGACGACGATGGGTGCGATGGTCATGGCGCTCGTCATCTTCCTCGTCTTCAATCCGGAGTTCACGACCGTCGCCGTCGTCACCGGTTTCATCTCCGGAATCTTTTGGGCGCTCGGACAATATCTTCAGTTCCAGTCGTTCCAAATTTTAAGTGTCTCGAAAGCGATGCCGATCAGTACCGGCATGCAGCTCGTCGGGACGTCACTCTTCGGGGTCATCGTCCTCGGGGATTGGCAGACGTCGACCGAGCTCTGGCTCGGATTTTCAGCGCTCGTCTTGATCATCATCGGGGCGACGATGACGTCGTATCAACAGAAGAAGGACTCGGATAGCGCTGGGGCGTTGAAGAAAGGACTGCTCGTCCTCCTCGTCTCGAGTTTTGGTTACGTGACGTACGCCGTATTGACGAACTACTTTGAAGTCGACGGCATCACGGCGATCGTCCCGCAATCGGTCGGGATGTTCATCGCGGCGCTTCTCTTCAGTCTTCGTGAGAAAGATGTAAAACGGTTCGACCCAAAGACGTTCAAGAACATCTTGGCCGGGATCGCCTGGGGAATCGGGAACTTCGGGCTCTTCGTCTCGAGCGGGGAGGTCGGGGTCGCCACGTCATTCGCCTTATCGCAACTGAACGTCGTCGTCGCGACGCTCGGCGGGATTTATCTATTGAAAGAAGAGAAGACGACGAAAGAGCGCGTCTTCGTCTTCATGGGCATCGGGCTCATCGTCGTCGCCG